In Bacillus thuringiensis, the DNA window ACGCGGTTTGCTTTTTCGGCACCTTTGTCTAGAATTTCGTCTAGTTCTGGTGAGCTGATTAGTTCGTTATATTTGTCTTGGATTGGACGAATTGCTTCTACGACTACTTGTGCTAGGTCGCCTTTGAAGTCTCCGTATCCTTTTCCTTCGTACATTGCTTCGATTTCTTCTACTGTTTTTCCTGAGAATGAAGAGTAGATTGTTAATAAGTTAGAGATTCCAGGTTTGTTTTCTTTATCAAACTTTACAATACCTTCAGAATCAGTTACAGCGCTCTTAATTTTCTTTTCAATTGTTTTTGGTTCATCAAGCATACTGATCATTGATTTTGGATTCGGATCAGATTTACTCATTTTTTTCGTAGGTTCTGTTAATGACATAACGCGAGCTCCTACTTTTGGAATGCGAATTTCAGGAACAGTGAACACTTCACGGAAGCGTTTGTTGAAACGCTCTGCAAGGTCACGTGTTAATTCCATATGTTGCTTTTGGTCATCACCAACAGGTACGATTTCAGTGTTGTAAAGTAAAATATCAGCAGCCATTAATGGTGGATACGTTAATAATCCAGCTGGAACTGAATCTCTACCAGAAGCTTTATCTTTATATTGCGTCATACGCTCTAATTCTCCAACGTAAGCAACTGATTGCATAATCCATCCTAGTTGAGCGTGTGCTGGTACTTCTGACTGTACAAATAAAGTAGCTTTTTCAGGATCAATGCCGCATGCTACATAAAGTGCAGCAAGACTTCGGATGTTTTTACGAAGTTGTACGGGATCTTGAGGTACTGTAATCGCATGTTGGTTTACAATACAGAAATAACAGTCGTGTTCATTTTGAAGCTCTGTAAATTGCTTCATAGCTCCTAAATAGTTTCCAAGTGTAATTGTTCCACTCGGCTGAATACCAGAAAAGATAACTGACATAAGTAATTCCTCCTAAATTTGAATGCGTGATAGGGAAGAGAAGACAAACAAAAAAGCCCATTCATCCCAAAAAACTATAGGGACGAATGGACCGCGGTACCACCCTAATTATTTCACTACTGTGAAATCTCTCTAATCCATAATAACGTTTGGATATAACGCCAAAGCCTACTACTTTCGGTTTGGTGCTCAAAAGCCCATTCCACACTGCGCAATTACTTGTTCACACCAGCCACAAGCTCTCTGAAATTGCCTCAATATGTACTCTTCTTTATCATCGCATACATATAAATTTATTTATTGTTACCTGAGCTCTTTTAATATGAAAGAACTAAAGTTTTATAACAAAATGTTTTGCTGATTATTATATCATATGGGATAGTGTTTGCAAACTACATCAAAATAGTAAAGCTAATGAGGGTTGAGAACAACCCAAGAACGATACCTGTAATACAAATTGGATACGTCCATTTGAATGAATATGTTTTATAAATACGTTCTTTCTTATCGACAGGTTCCTCTACTTCTTCAATTAAAGAGTCAATTTTTTTGTTCGTACCGAACACTCTTTGGAAGGCGTAAATCGTTACGTTAAAAAATCCATTTTGAAATATGAATAAAAAACCGCCAACAAGAATAAAAAATAGTGCGGCATAAAACGATATATTGACAAAATTCAACAAAAATTGCGATGAAACGAGGATTGCGCCAATACTAGAAGCGATTATCGCTATGAAAATTAGTATACAAGTATGAAAAAAAACTTTATTCAAAATGTTCCCCTCCGTCAAAATATTACTAGAATTATTATACTATAAAAGCTATAATATGTACTAGAATTAATTTTTTGAAAATTATACGCAATTAAAGGTCTGATTTCAAGATGATGGTAGCAATGTTAACCTATCCCTTTACAAAAAAATAAAAAAATAAACATTTTATTAAAAATTTTAACAAAAAAACAAAAAACTATATTCACAATTGTTATATTATATGTATA includes these proteins:
- the trpS gene encoding tryptophan--tRNA ligase, whose translation is MSVIFSGIQPSGTITLGNYLGAMKQFTELQNEHDCYFCIVNQHAITVPQDPVQLRKNIRSLAALYVACGIDPEKATLFVQSEVPAHAQLGWIMQSVAYVGELERMTQYKDKASGRDSVPAGLLTYPPLMAADILLYNTEIVPVGDDQKQHMELTRDLAERFNKRFREVFTVPEIRIPKVGARVMSLTEPTKKMSKSDPNPKSMISMLDEPKTIEKKIKSAVTDSEGIVKFDKENKPGISNLLTIYSSFSGKTVEEIEAMYEGKGYGDFKGDLAQVVVEAIRPIQDKYNELISSPELDEILDKGAEKANRVAFKQLRKVENAMGLSRKRR
- a CDS encoding DUF3899 domain-containing protein; this translates as MNKVFFHTCILIFIAIIASSIGAILVSSQFLLNFVNISFYAALFFILVGGFLFIFQNGFFNVTIYAFQRVFGTNKKIDSLIEEVEEPVDKKERIYKTYSFKWTYPICITGIVLGLFSTLISFTILM